Proteins encoded within one genomic window of Paraglaciecola psychrophila 170:
- a CDS encoding phytoene/squalene synthase family protein, with product MNDDPTELLKKHGKTFNFARLFLGSETGLAAARLYRFCRIVDDIADESPDPEMAKVKLNELKESITQNTTEHPVVNDFLRLCEEHQIERKHGITLIDGVSQDLNLVALPSLETLIQYAYRVAGVVGLMMAPILGAKKVGYAFAVDLGIGMQLTNIARDVLEDAQMGRRYLPGEWVNTLSTSQIALASTEHREQIQDAIKVLLKLAEEYYQSGLAGLYYLPPRNRRAIAVAAYVYRDIGRKLLKNDCDYWHGRVVVSKPKKIFLACQALWHLSTAAIARNETAHQNELHSHLHYDILNK from the coding sequence ATGAATGATGACCCAACAGAGCTATTAAAAAAGCATGGCAAGACATTCAACTTTGCACGCCTGTTTTTAGGCTCAGAAACCGGTCTTGCAGCAGCGCGTTTGTATCGATTTTGTCGAATAGTCGACGATATAGCTGATGAAAGTCCAGACCCTGAAATGGCCAAGGTAAAGCTTAATGAACTGAAGGAGTCGATAACACAGAACACGACTGAACATCCTGTGGTGAATGACTTCCTTAGGTTATGTGAAGAGCACCAGATTGAAAGAAAACATGGCATCACGCTGATTGATGGTGTCAGCCAGGATCTCAATCTTGTTGCTTTACCTTCTCTGGAAACATTAATTCAATATGCTTATCGAGTGGCAGGTGTAGTTGGTTTGATGATGGCCCCAATATTGGGCGCCAAAAAAGTAGGATATGCCTTTGCTGTTGATTTAGGGATCGGTATGCAACTCACTAATATTGCTAGAGACGTACTAGAAGATGCTCAAATGGGACGTCGATATCTGCCTGGTGAATGGGTCAACACTCTATCAACATCACAAATTGCGTTGGCAAGTACTGAACACAGAGAACAGATACAAGATGCTATAAAGGTTTTATTGAAGCTGGCTGAAGAATATTATCAAAGCGGACTGGCGGGACTCTACTATCTGCCTCCCCGCAACAGGCGAGCAATTGCTGTGGCCGCCTATGTCTATCGGGATATTGGTAGAAAATTATTGAAAAATGATTGCGATTACTGGCACGGTAGAGTGGTTGTATCAAAACCAAAAAAAATATTCTTAGCATGCCAAGCACTTTGGCATTTAAGTACAGCCGCTATTGCACGCAATGAAACTGCTCATCAAAACGAATTGCATAGTCATCTGCATTATGACATTTTGAACAAGTAA
- the crtI gene encoding phytoene desaturase family protein, whose amino-acid sequence MNKAVVIGAGFGGIASALRLRAKGYEVVIIDQREKLGGRAQQFNIKGFIFDAGPTVVTAPFLFEELFSLFNKQMKDYIQLVPVEPWYRFVYPDGSHFDYGGTIEETLARIAEIEPEDQAGYRSLLAQSEAIFDVGFTQLSDKPFHKFSTMIAQVPALIRLKCYRTVWQMVCAHLKSDKLRQAFSIQPLLVGGNPFATTSIYSLIHYLERKWGVHFAMGGTGALVDGLAKLMKEQGIEIKLNTTVNKLSIDNNRITEVHTDTHSFSCDKLVSNIDPKYLYRHLVPSHNQTLSAKIKTKHAKLSMGLFVLYFGTSKQYPDIVHHTIWLGKRYKALLSDIFDKKVLADDFSLYLHRPTATDPNMAPKGCDSFYVLAPVPNNLSEIDWPKQEKDYGDKIIKALEQTIMPELSSHIVHRFAKTPKDFEQDYCSVEGSGFSIAPTFQQSAWFRFHNKAEGPENLYLCGAGTHPGAGLPGVLSSAKVIDRLIDKVQT is encoded by the coding sequence ATGAATAAAGCCGTTGTTATCGGAGCTGGATTCGGTGGAATAGCCTCTGCACTTCGCTTAAGAGCTAAAGGTTATGAGGTTGTGATTATTGATCAACGTGAAAAGCTCGGAGGACGGGCTCAACAATTTAATATAAAAGGATTTATTTTTGATGCGGGGCCAACGGTAGTCACTGCGCCATTTTTATTTGAAGAGCTATTTTCATTGTTTAATAAACAGATGAAGGATTATATACAACTCGTGCCCGTGGAGCCTTGGTACCGTTTTGTTTATCCCGACGGTAGTCATTTCGACTACGGTGGCACAATAGAAGAGACTCTAGCTCGTATAGCTGAAATTGAGCCTGAAGATCAAGCCGGATATCGTTCGTTGTTAGCACAATCCGAAGCTATATTTGATGTTGGATTTACTCAGTTATCGGATAAGCCTTTTCATAAATTTTCTACTATGATTGCCCAAGTGCCGGCACTCATCCGACTCAAATGCTATCGCACTGTTTGGCAAATGGTTTGCGCACACTTAAAAAGTGATAAATTGCGTCAAGCTTTTTCAATTCAGCCCTTGTTAGTAGGTGGTAATCCATTTGCAACAACCAGCATTTATAGTCTTATTCACTATTTAGAGCGAAAGTGGGGAGTTCACTTTGCAATGGGAGGCACAGGTGCCTTAGTTGATGGCTTAGCCAAACTAATGAAAGAACAAGGTATTGAAATAAAACTCAACACCACAGTAAATAAATTAAGTATCGACAATAACCGTATTACTGAGGTACACACCGACACACACTCTTTTTCATGCGACAAATTAGTATCAAACATAGATCCCAAGTATCTGTATCGACATCTTGTACCAAGCCATAATCAAACTCTTAGTGCAAAAATTAAAACCAAACATGCCAAATTATCGATGGGGCTTTTTGTTTTATATTTTGGCACTTCAAAACAATACCCAGACATAGTGCATCACACCATTTGGTTAGGAAAACGCTACAAAGCTCTTTTAAGCGATATTTTTGATAAAAAAGTATTGGCCGATGATTTTTCTTTGTATCTACATCGACCTACAGCCACCGACCCCAACATGGCACCCAAAGGATGTGACTCCTTCTACGTACTGGCACCCGTTCCTAATAACTTGTCAGAAATAGACTGGCCTAAACAAGAAAAAGACTATGGAGACAAGATTATCAAAGCATTGGAACAAACCATCATGCCTGAACTTTCGTCACATATAGTTCACCGTTTTGCTAAAACACCAAAAGACTTCGAGCAAGACTACTGCAGTGTTGAGGGAAGCGGATTTTCGATTGCTCCAACCTTCCAGCAGTCAGCTTGGTTTCGATTTCATAATAAAGCCGAAGGCCCTGAAAATTTATATCTGTGCGGTGCTGGAACACATCCAGGAGCAGGCTTACCAGGCGTATTATCTTCAGCAAAAGTAATAGATCGACTTATTGATAAAGTTCAAACCTAA
- a CDS encoding polyprenyl synthetase family protein gives MIQTEVNMQCQSLFLLKQCEEDMLFRLKGNEPSCFHLASGGGRTRAKLCIEAGLALQLPEKTIVALACAIELLHNASLVHDDLQDADITRRGRQSVWKKFGKSHAVCAGDLMISAAFGSLANVESYSSLPSLLIQIQEAVSLTVRGQSRDLDTQTTITEHEYEDIAAMKSGPLIQLTLTLPLIAAGYDDHIKTVNEALNKFSIAYQILDDLDDWQQDLQREQLNIVNLLVSRYSLVESITIARNRVHYLLNRCQRELNALPSNCAASVITATHNLLAKAKVDLNE, from the coding sequence ATGATTCAAACCGAAGTAAATATGCAATGCCAATCTTTATTCTTATTGAAGCAGTGTGAAGAAGACATGCTTTTTCGATTAAAAGGCAATGAACCTTCATGTTTTCATTTGGCAAGTGGTGGAGGTAGAACCCGCGCAAAATTGTGTATTGAAGCAGGATTAGCACTTCAGCTACCTGAAAAAACGATCGTTGCTTTGGCCTGTGCCATTGAGTTACTTCACAATGCCTCACTCGTTCATGACGACCTGCAAGATGCTGATATCACTCGTAGAGGACGTCAATCTGTATGGAAAAAATTCGGCAAGTCTCACGCAGTTTGTGCAGGTGATCTGATGATTTCCGCGGCTTTTGGTTCGTTAGCTAATGTAGAATCTTATAGTTCATTACCTTCCCTATTGATTCAGATTCAAGAGGCTGTTTCGCTAACAGTTAGAGGACAGTCCAGAGACCTTGATACTCAGACAACAATAACTGAGCACGAGTACGAAGACATAGCCGCAATGAAGTCAGGTCCGTTAATCCAGCTGACATTAACTTTGCCACTCATCGCTGCTGGCTACGATGACCATATCAAAACAGTTAATGAGGCACTTAACAAGTTCTCAATCGCCTATCAGATACTTGATGACCTAGATGATTGGCAACAAGACCTACAAAGAGAGCAGCTTAATATAGTGAATCTACTGGTATCCCGGTATTCTTTAGTAGAATCCATAACTATTGCTCGCAATCGTGTTCATTATTTATTGAACCGTTGTCAAAGAGAACTTAACGCACTCCCCTCTAACTGCGCAGCATCAGTTATTACCGCTACTCACAACCTATTAGCAAAAGCCAAGGTAGACTTAAATGAATAA
- a CDS encoding bacteriorhodopsin-like, which produces MMINNIFNKGKGFSLSLASFKVKTVLTLLFLFLLPTFAHAAANLKSDDFVGISFWLISMALMASTVFFLWETQSVTAKWKTSLVVSALVTFIAAVHYFYMRDVWVATQSTPTVYRYIDWLLTVPLLMIEFYLILRAIGVASSGIFWRLLIGTLVMLIPGYMAESGYLNITVGFVIGMLGWFYILYEIFLGEAGKAAEATASDAVKFAYKAMRWIVTVGWAIYPIGYVFGYMTGSTDGAANQEVLNIVYNLADLVNKIAFGLLIWYAATSESQALTEK; this is translated from the coding sequence ATGATGATTAATAACATCTTTAATAAAGGGAAAGGCTTTTCGTTAAGTCTTGCCAGTTTTAAAGTGAAAACAGTTCTAACTTTATTGTTCTTGTTTTTGCTACCTACCTTTGCACATGCTGCAGCTAATCTTAAATCCGACGATTTTGTCGGTATCTCATTCTGGTTAATATCTATGGCGCTTATGGCGTCTACAGTCTTTTTCCTTTGGGAAACACAAAGTGTAACGGCAAAATGGAAGACATCACTAGTTGTCTCGGCACTAGTAACCTTTATTGCTGCGGTTCATTACTTTTATATGCGTGATGTGTGGGTTGCTACGCAATCAACACCAACAGTATATAGATATATAGACTGGCTACTAACAGTACCGTTGCTAATGATCGAGTTCTACCTCATTTTGCGTGCTATAGGTGTAGCATCTTCAGGGATCTTCTGGCGTCTATTGATAGGTACACTGGTAATGTTGATACCTGGCTACATGGCTGAATCAGGGTATTTAAATATTACAGTAGGATTCGTGATTGGTATGTTGGGTTGGTTTTACATACTCTACGAAATCTTTCTTGGAGAAGCCGGTAAAGCAGCTGAAGCAACTGCAAGCGATGCTGTGAAGTTTGCTTATAAAGCGATGCGTTGGATTGTAACTGTAGGTTGGGCAATTTATCCAATTGGCTATGTCTTCGGTTATATGACTGGAAGTACTGACGGCGCTGCAAATCAAGAAGTATTAAACATAGTGTACAACTTAGCCGATTTAGTTAACAAAATCGCCTTTGGTTTGTTGATTTGGTACGCTGCAACTAGCGAAAGCCAAGCGTTAACAGAAAAATAA
- a CDS encoding MaoC family dehydratase, which produces MTITMQAQNLTDYIGKKTGVSRWFTITQEQIDIFADATHDHQFIHIDPVKAKQTPFGSTIAHGFLSLSLLSVVAHDAGVNIENTLMGLNYGFDKIRFLHPVNVNCKIRGHMVLANVLEKRPGQFLLTWDITIEIDSIDKPALTAKWLTMTITNP; this is translated from the coding sequence ATGACAATTACAATGCAAGCACAAAACTTAACGGACTATATTGGCAAAAAAACCGGTGTGTCACGCTGGTTTACTATTACTCAAGAGCAAATCGATATATTTGCCGATGCTACCCACGATCATCAGTTTATTCATATTGACCCCGTTAAGGCAAAGCAGACACCTTTTGGCAGCACTATCGCCCATGGATTTTTATCTCTATCATTGTTGTCTGTTGTGGCCCACGACGCTGGGGTGAATATTGAAAATACCCTGATGGGATTAAATTATGGTTTTGACAAGATTCGGTTTTTACATCCTGTAAACGTCAACTGTAAAATTCGGGGTCATATGGTATTAGCCAATGTACTTGAAAAAAGACCTGGGCAATTTTTGCTGACGTGGGATATTACTATCGAAATTGATTCGATAGACAAGCCTGCACTGACTGCAAAGTGGTTAACTATGACTATCACTAATCCATAA
- a CDS encoding ATP-binding protein has protein sequence MNRVFISVRNTIFLIKKHLRPYLLHKCLFFVFVCFFLTSCSDSFQLKSPPIAHHGVLDLSHWSFEEDGVVKLNGEWDFHWKQLLAPHELPLSNTTKQQDFVTLPSSWNGYKVNDEELSGDGYATYHLRIIINELHNKLMFRTSWMGTSYNLFVNGELIATNGIVATTRETMKPQYLPLIASYTPVVDTMDVVLQVANFYHTIGGAWYPIEIGLEPQVTKLRESHLSVDLFLCGAIFIMGIYYLSLYLYRRKEKSSLMFSIFCLLMAFRSLLTSELYLSAIFPNIGWSLLIQLDYLSFYLGVLFFATFIHLLFPQLYSKKLFDSFIAICILFSVTVVVFPVNMFTQYIPTFRILTLIFGIYTTYILIIAVLRKIPGAKTLLIGGVFLLLSIISDVTYQQGLLDYYFFFSSDLGYIVFICSQSFILMMRYTNAFNESERLLASVNRAENATLAKSQFLAKMSHEIRTPLNGIIGVVQLLAKTKLTQLQKGYLKIVDDSGALLLNIINDILDLSKVEAGKMTLEKRSFNLETLTEGALLLYRAQASQKSIELSLEYDANLAKYFIGDAIRLNQVLLNLTHNAIKFTDQGAVTIQITGTTLTPTHTGIEIRVKDSGIGISPDVLETLFDSFKQADESTTRKYGGTGLGLAISKQIIELMGGNISAQSELQIGSTFVVSLNLKRDEDNHEEVSVVDVNEDKATIPEAKLSGYILVVDDSDINRIIAQFMLEGFGLTVATAENGQQALEQFQKHTFDMILMDCEMPIMDGYEASRTIRDMQSGEARAPIVALTANAYQENRKKCEQAGMDDFLSKPIMEEALLDILKKWLKP, from the coding sequence TTGAATAGAGTATTTATCAGTGTGCGAAATACTATTTTCTTGATAAAAAAACATTTACGTCCCTACCTGCTCCATAAATGTCTATTTTTTGTATTTGTGTGTTTTTTTTTAACATCTTGCAGCGATTCATTTCAGCTTAAATCTCCCCCCATTGCTCATCATGGCGTGCTCGACCTTTCTCATTGGAGTTTTGAAGAAGACGGTGTTGTTAAACTTAACGGTGAATGGGACTTTCATTGGAAGCAGTTATTGGCACCGCACGAACTGCCCTTATCAAATACCACCAAACAACAAGACTTTGTGACATTACCGAGTTCATGGAACGGGTACAAAGTTAATGATGAAGAACTCAGCGGTGATGGTTATGCCACCTACCATCTACGAATCATCATAAACGAACTCCACAACAAACTGATGTTCAGAACCAGCTGGATGGGCACCTCTTACAATTTATTTGTCAACGGGGAACTGATTGCAACCAATGGCATAGTGGCAACAACGCGCGAAACTATGAAGCCTCAATACTTACCTCTTATTGCCAGCTACACCCCTGTAGTTGATACAATGGACGTTGTGTTACAGGTCGCTAATTTTTACCATACAATAGGGGGGGCTTGGTATCCTATTGAAATAGGATTAGAGCCACAGGTAACAAAGTTAAGAGAGAGTCACCTTTCCGTTGACCTGTTTTTATGCGGCGCTATTTTTATTATGGGCATATATTATTTAAGTCTTTATTTATATCGCAGGAAAGAAAAATCATCACTCATGTTCTCAATCTTTTGCCTACTGATGGCATTTCGCTCACTTTTAACTAGCGAACTTTATCTATCTGCTATTTTCCCAAACATAGGCTGGAGCTTATTGATCCAATTGGATTATCTGAGCTTTTATCTGGGGGTTCTATTTTTTGCAACATTCATCCATCTGCTATTCCCTCAATTATATTCTAAAAAACTTTTCGATAGCTTCATTGCTATATGTATTTTGTTCTCTGTCACCGTTGTTGTTTTCCCCGTCAATATGTTTACCCAATATATCCCTACATTTCGAATTCTTACTCTCATCTTTGGTATATACACAACTTACATTCTCATCATAGCTGTTTTAAGAAAAATACCAGGGGCTAAAACACTTTTGATAGGCGGAGTTTTTCTTCTTCTGTCGATAATTAGCGACGTAACTTATCAACAAGGTCTACTCGATTATTATTTTTTCTTTAGTTCAGACCTTGGATATATTGTTTTCATTTGTTCTCAGTCTTTTATTCTCATGATGAGATACACCAATGCATTTAACGAGTCAGAACGCTTATTAGCTTCGGTTAATCGAGCTGAAAACGCAACCCTTGCCAAGTCGCAATTTTTGGCAAAAATGAGCCATGAAATACGTACACCTTTGAATGGTATAATCGGTGTTGTGCAACTATTGGCGAAAACAAAGCTTACACAACTTCAGAAAGGTTACCTGAAAATAGTCGATGACTCCGGTGCGTTACTATTGAATATTATCAATGACATTCTGGATTTATCTAAAGTCGAAGCCGGCAAAATGACCCTAGAAAAAAGATCGTTTAACCTAGAAACTTTAACCGAAGGTGCCTTATTACTCTATCGGGCACAGGCCAGCCAAAAGTCGATAGAACTATCTCTAGAGTATGATGCGAATTTAGCCAAATATTTTATTGGTGATGCTATCCGCCTTAATCAGGTGCTACTTAACCTAACCCATAATGCCATTAAGTTTACTGATCAGGGCGCAGTTACCATTCAAATTACCGGCACTACTTTAACGCCAACACACACTGGGATAGAAATAAGAGTCAAGGACAGTGGTATTGGTATTTCACCCGATGTTTTAGAAACGCTGTTTGATTCATTTAAACAAGCTGACGAATCGACAACACGAAAATATGGTGGCACAGGGTTAGGCTTGGCTATCAGCAAACAAATTATCGAACTGATGGGCGGCAATATAAGCGCACAAAGCGAGCTACAGATTGGATCCACTTTTGTAGTTTCATTGAACCTAAAGCGTGATGAAGACAACCACGAAGAAGTATCTGTTGTTGATGTTAATGAAGACAAAGCTACAATACCTGAAGCTAAATTATCAGGCTACATTCTGGTAGTAGACGATAGCGATATAAATCGAATTATTGCCCAATTCATGCTTGAAGGTTTCGGGCTCACCGTAGCTACTGCTGAAAATGGACAACAAGCATTAGAGCAATTTCAGAAACATACCTTCGATATGATACTCATGGATTGCGAAATGCCAATAATGGACGGTTATGAGGCGTCAAGAACCATTCGAGATATGCAATCAGGTGAAGCGCGCGCCCCTATTGTTGCGCTAACTGCAAATGCATACCAAGAAAACCGAAAAAAATGCGAGCAAGCAGGTATGGACGATTTTCTTAGCAAGCCAATAATGGAAGAAGCGCTATTAGACATTTTAAAAAAATGGCTGAAGCCCTAA
- a CDS encoding excinuclease ABC subunit UvrA has translation MSIEKKNSASVQKNFKNVPFDPDHCIQVRGARVHNLKNIDVDLPRNALVVFTGISGSGKSSLAFGTLFAESQRRYLDSVSPYARRLIDQVDEPDVDAIEGLPPAVALQQQRGTPSVRSSVGSVTTISNALRMLYSRAGKYPRGQDILYADAFSANTPQGACPRCHGIGRVFEVTEKLLVPDDTKTIRERAIAAWPPAWQGQNLSRILVSLGYDIDKPWKMLPKKTRDWILFTDETPVVAVYPEYNFAQISEAIERGEAPHYMGTFSSARRFILQSFTTTQSPRTKKRVSQFMQISKCSDCNGKKLKQASLAVKFAGLDIGELSQLTLTELARLLGDATNINPTDSDLHPEKAIVAQRIARDILARVEALTKLGLGYLSLERSTPTLSPGELQRLRLATQIRSQLFGVVYVLDEPSAGLHPADTQALLGALDELILAGNSLFVVEHDVSVIRHADWIVDVGPDAGTHGGEVIYSGPIDGLRKVTQSHTRRFLFTADAAVKPEQRQPSGWLKLAGIERNNLRGLNVEFPLGVMTTVTGVSGSGKSSLVSQALVELVYDALGQKKTVEDPNGEVELLERELETSTVGLIVDGMQHLRRLVTVDQKAIGRTPRSNLATYTSLFDHVRKLFASTRQSKARRYDVGRFSFNVVKGRCSNCEGVGFVSVELLFLPSVYSPCPVCRGQRYNDKTLEITFRDKNIAEVLNLTVESAHDFFKNEPPILRALDALLQVGLGYLRLGQPATELSGGEAQRIKLATELQRTQRGDTLYVLDEPTNGLHPADVSMLMSQLNGLIDAGNTVIMVEHDMQVASSSDWVIDIGPGAGDEGGLVVAQGPPAKVATSRTSRTAPFLLA, from the coding sequence ATGAGCATAGAAAAAAAGAATTCAGCAAGCGTTCAAAAGAACTTTAAGAATGTCCCCTTTGATCCTGATCACTGTATCCAAGTGCGGGGGGCACGGGTTCATAACTTGAAAAATATTGACGTCGACTTACCTCGCAATGCACTTGTAGTTTTTACTGGTATATCTGGTTCTGGAAAGTCGTCGCTTGCCTTTGGCACGTTGTTTGCCGAATCACAACGTCGCTATCTGGATTCAGTATCGCCTTATGCCCGTCGATTGATTGATCAAGTTGATGAGCCAGACGTTGACGCAATAGAGGGCCTACCACCAGCAGTCGCCCTTCAACAACAACGAGGCACACCATCGGTACGTTCTTCTGTTGGGAGTGTCACGACGATTTCCAATGCCTTACGCATGCTCTATTCTCGTGCTGGGAAATATCCCCGCGGTCAGGACATACTCTACGCTGATGCATTCTCTGCCAATACACCACAAGGTGCGTGTCCTCGATGCCATGGTATTGGCCGGGTGTTTGAAGTGACTGAAAAATTGCTGGTTCCAGATGATACAAAAACAATCCGAGAGCGAGCCATCGCGGCATGGCCACCCGCATGGCAAGGTCAAAATCTTAGCCGCATACTTGTTTCACTTGGTTACGATATTGACAAACCTTGGAAGATGCTGCCGAAAAAAACCCGGGATTGGATCTTGTTTACCGACGAGACACCTGTTGTAGCAGTTTACCCAGAATACAATTTTGCACAAATTAGCGAGGCAATCGAAAGAGGTGAAGCACCTCATTATATGGGTACGTTTTCGAGCGCCAGACGTTTCATCCTGCAATCATTTACCACAACACAAAGCCCGAGGACCAAAAAGCGCGTTTCCCAGTTTATGCAGATTTCCAAGTGCTCGGACTGCAATGGCAAGAAACTGAAACAAGCATCGCTTGCGGTGAAGTTTGCTGGACTCGATATTGGTGAGCTATCGCAATTGACACTAACCGAACTCGCTCGATTATTGGGCGATGCTACCAATATAAATCCAACAGATAGCGACCTGCACCCAGAAAAAGCCATCGTCGCGCAACGGATTGCTCGCGATATTCTTGCCCGTGTCGAAGCACTCACTAAACTTGGATTGGGCTATCTGTCACTGGAACGCAGCACGCCCACTTTGTCGCCAGGTGAACTACAACGTTTGCGTCTAGCAACACAAATCCGCTCGCAACTGTTCGGTGTGGTCTATGTTCTCGACGAACCGTCAGCAGGTTTGCACCCCGCCGACACACAAGCATTACTGGGCGCGCTGGATGAACTCATATTAGCTGGCAATTCCTTATTTGTAGTTGAGCATGATGTTAGCGTTATTCGACATGCTGACTGGATTGTAGACGTAGGACCAGACGCAGGAACCCACGGTGGTGAAGTGATATACAGCGGTCCGATAGACGGCTTGCGCAAAGTGACTCAATCACACACCCGTCGATTTCTTTTTACAGCTGATGCTGCAGTGAAACCTGAGCAGCGACAGCCGTCCGGTTGGCTGAAGTTAGCGGGGATAGAACGAAATAATCTTCGAGGGCTCAATGTTGAATTTCCACTGGGCGTAATGACGACTGTCACTGGTGTGTCAGGTTCGGGCAAATCGAGCCTTGTGAGTCAGGCACTTGTAGAACTCGTTTACGATGCACTGGGACAGAAAAAGACTGTCGAGGATCCCAATGGTGAGGTCGAGTTATTGGAACGGGAGCTAGAGACATCTACGGTTGGCCTGATTGTTGACGGGATGCAGCACCTGCGAAGACTGGTCACAGTTGATCAGAAGGCGATTGGTCGCACTCCTCGCTCAAATCTTGCCACCTACACAAGTTTGTTTGATCATGTGCGTAAATTGTTCGCCTCGACTCGCCAGTCCAAAGCACGGCGTTACGATGTTGGACGTTTTTCATTTAACGTTGTAAAGGGCCGCTGCTCGAATTGCGAAGGAGTCGGTTTTGTTAGTGTAGAGTTACTGTTTCTTCCCAGCGTTTATTCACCTTGTCCGGTGTGTCGAGGTCAGCGTTACAACGACAAGACGCTTGAAATCACCTTCAGGGATAAAAATATCGCTGAAGTGCTCAACTTAACCGTAGAATCCGCACACGACTTCTTTAAAAATGAACCTCCAATATTACGAGCATTAGACGCGTTACTGCAAGTTGGACTCGGCTATCTGCGACTCGGACAACCAGCAACTGAATTGTCGGGCGGCGAAGCACAACGCATCAAACTCGCAACCGAACTTCAGCGGACACAACGCGGCGATACCCTTTACGTTCTCGATGAACCAACCAACGGTTTACACCCAGCAGACGTGTCAATGTTGATGTCACAATTGAATGGACTAATTGATGCAGGCAACACCGTCATCATGGTCGAACACGATATGCAAGTTGCCAGCAGTAGCGACTGGGTTATTGACATCGGCCCTGGTGCTGGTGATGAAGGCGGACTTGTTGTTGCCCAAGGTCCACCTGCGAAAGTAGCAACATCAAGGACTAGCCGAACAGCTCCTTTTTTATTGGCATAG
- the fghA gene encoding S-formylglutathione hydrolase codes for MTIENLTINKSFGGWHKQYSHHSTTLNCKMQFAIYLPPQASNGNKIPVLYWLSGLTCTDENFMQKSGALRIAAELGIAIVAPDTSPRGAEVADDEGYDLGQGASFYVNATQAPWNRHYQMYDYVVQELPKLIESTFPVSAKRAIAGHSMGGHGALTIAMLNPQRYSSVSAFSPISNPMNCPWGQRTFSAYLGKDKASWRNYDASALMQQATQFVPAKVDQGASDDFMIEQLKPEMLSAAAQVSGYPLDLTLHDGYDHSYYFISSFIEDHLRFHAEHFNK; via the coding sequence ATGACAATTGAAAATCTAACCATAAATAAAAGTTTTGGCGGTTGGCATAAGCAATACAGCCATCATTCCACAACATTAAACTGCAAGATGCAATTTGCTATCTACCTGCCACCACAAGCATCGAACGGGAACAAAATACCGGTACTGTATTGGCTTTCTGGCTTAACCTGTACCGATGAAAACTTCATGCAAAAATCGGGAGCACTGCGCATAGCTGCAGAATTAGGTATAGCCATTGTAGCACCCGACACCAGTCCCCGTGGGGCAGAGGTGGCAGATGACGAAGGCTATGATTTGGGACAAGGTGCGAGCTTTTATGTTAACGCTACTCAAGCACCTTGGAACCGTCACTACCAGATGTACGACTATGTAGTTCAAGAGCTACCTAAACTAATTGAATCAACATTTCCGGTGTCGGCTAAACGGGCGATTGCAGGACATTCGATGGGAGGCCACGGAGCGCTGACGATAGCAATGCTAAACCCACAGCGCTACAGCTCGGTTTCAGCATTTAGTCCCATTAGCAACCCGATGAACTGCCCATGGGGTCAAAGAACCTTTTCAGCTTACTTGGGTAAAGATAAAGCAAGTTGGCGCAATTATGATGCGAGTGCACTCATGCAACAGGCGACGCAGTTTGTTCCGGCTAAAGTTGACCAAGGTGCCTCTGATGATTTTATGATAGAGCAGCTAAAGCCTGAGATGTTATCGGCGGCGGCCCAAGTCAGTGGCTACCCACTGGATTTGACTCTTCACGATGGTTATGACCATAGCTATTACTTTATTAGCAGCTTTATTGAAGATCACCTGCGCTTTCATGCAGAGCACTTTAACAAATAA